A genomic region of Jeotgalibaca ciconiae contains the following coding sequences:
- a CDS encoding DUF3173 family protein — MITVTKKDLVELGYGTSFSADIIKKAKELMITKGHIYYQSRKLDRVPREAVEEILGIRFSNENRSE, encoded by the coding sequence ATGATAACGGTCACAAAAAAGGATTTAGTTGAGCTAGGATATGGAACTTCTTTTTCAGCAGACATCATAAAAAAAGCAAAAGAATTGATGATTACAAAAGGGCATATCTACTATCAATCTCGAAAGCTAGATAGAGTCCCTCGTGAAGCTGTTGAAGAAATTCTAGGAATTCGGTTTTCAAATGAAAACAGGTCTGAGTAG